A region from the Peromyscus leucopus breed LL Stock chromosome 9, UCI_PerLeu_2.1, whole genome shotgun sequence genome encodes:
- the Irf9 gene encoding interferon regulatory factor 9 isoform X2 — protein MASGKPRSTRKLRSWIIEQLESGQFPGVCWDDADKTMFRIPWKHAGKQDFREDQDAALFKAWALYKEKTKEGELGNAAVWKTRLRCALNKSSEFEEVPERGRMDVAEPYKVYRILPPGTLPAQPRVQKSPSKRCIRSVSPEREESKEKGRTNWMVNHSDSGCGGSSSSCSGSSSSCSGGSSSSSSSGVSSSGGDSPEPEEGACIQEEASIQEEPVFMEHQLPLNSDYSLLLTFIYSGRVVGEVRVPNLDCRLVAEPLVLESEMLQVTFPKPDPPEPIQRLLSQLERGILVASNSRGLFVQRLCPIPIFWNAPKAPPGPGPHLLPSNKCVELFSTAYFYRDLAQYCQGQGPPPKFQATLHFWEEEPGCNHTKENLITVRMEQAFARHLLETVPEEQRAAQFLVQSPELPSAAVSL, from the exons atGGCCTCAGGGAAACCACGCAGCACCCGAAAGCTCCGGAGTTGGATAATAGAGCAATTGGAAAGTGGGCAGTTCCCAGGGGTGTGCTGGGACGATGCAGACAAGACCATGTTCCGGATTCCCTGGAAGCATGCAGGCAAGCAAGACTTCCGAGAGGACCAGGATGCTGCCCTGTTCAAG GCTTGGGCACTGTATAAGGAAAAGACTAAGGAAGGGGAACTAGGAAATGCTGCTGTCTGGAAGACTCGCCTGCGCTGTGCCCTCAACAAGAGTTCTGAATTTGAAGAGGTCCCTGAGAGAGGCCGGATGGATGTTGCTGAACCCTACAAAGTGTATCGGATACTGCCACCAGGAACCCTCCCCG CCCAACCAAGAGTCCAGAAATCACCATCAAAGCGATGCATCAGGTCTGTGTCACCAGAGAGGGAAGAAAGTAAG GAGAAAGGGAGGACCAACTGGATGGTAAACCACTCAGACAGTGGCTGTggtggaagcagcagcagctgcagtggaagcagcagcagctgcagtggaggcagcagcagcagcagcagcagtggagtcaGCAGCAGCGGCGGGGACAGCCCAGAGCCAGAGGAAG GTGCCTGCATTCAAGAGGAAGCCTCCATTCAAGAGGAGCCAGTGTTCATGGAGCATCAGCTTCCTCTGAACTCAG ACTACTCGCTGCTGCTCACCTTCATCTACAGTGGCCGTGTGGTGGGTGAGGTCCGGGTGCCCAACCTAGACTGCCGCCTTGTGGCTGAGCCCTTGGTCTTGGAGAGCGAGATGCTGCAGGTGACCTTTCCCAAACCGGATCCACCGGAGCCTATCCAGCGCCTGCTGAGTCAGCTCGAGAGAGGGATCCTGGTGGCCAGCAACTCCAGAGGCCTCTTTGTTCAGCGCCTCTGCCCCATCCCCATCTTCTGGAATGCACCTAAGGCCCCACCTGGGCCTGGGCCACATCTGCTGCCCAGCAATAAGTGTGTGGAGCTCTTCAGTACCGCCTACTTCTACAGAG ACTTGGCCCAGTACTGCCAGGGCCAGGGCCCCCCacccaagttccaggccacactgCATTTCTGGGAGGAGGAGCCTGGCTGTAACCACACCAAGGAGAATCTTATCACAGTGAGG ATGGAGCAGGCCTTTGCCCGACATTTGCTGGAGACAGTTCCCGAGGAGCAGAGAGCTGCTCAGTTCCTGGTGCAGAGCCCAGAACTCCCATCGGCTGCTGTATCACTCTGA
- the Rnf31 gene encoding E3 ubiquitin-protein ligase RNF31 has product MPAEEERAFLAAREELASALRRDSAQVFPLEQLTPLLATSLPPAARYLQLDAGRLVRCNARGEPRNYLNTLSTALNILEKYGRNLLSPQRPRYWRSVKFNNPVFRSTVDAVQGGRDVLRLYGYTEERPDGLSFPEGQEEPDEYQVAIVTLEVLLLRTELSLLLQNTHPRQKALDQLLKDNVEDDMLQLSEFHPLLREIVPGPVPPAPGSTPGPCFLCGSAPGTLHCPACNQTSCPACDLLFHGHPSRAHHLRQTLPGAHQTINLSSSLPASSQPPPHSASLPLGDSSLSSPETANACLPWHCATCVTLNEPWAVLCAACRQPRGCKVLGTEGSQGTGGLEPEPARDQWACQSCTFENEAAAVLCAICERPRLAQPPSLVVDSHDSGVGHHSLQGDVLLSSAQSEEWSCDHCTFCNSGPAWVCAVCNRTRNPVPGQHAVRPYASSLEKELPKPGSPKHLSASLPGSCGDPEKQRQDKMRKESLQLVSMIQEGEAAGASPEEIFSALQYSGTEVPLQWLRSELSYVLEMVAELAGQQDPGLGAFSCQEARKAWLDRHGNLDEAVEECVRARRRKVQELRALGFGPQDGSLQALFQHGGNVARALTELQRQRLEPFHQRLWDRGPEPTPCWDGPERQSLVRRLLAVYALPSWGRAELALSLLQETPRNYELLDVVEAVRHSQDRAFLRRLLAQECAVCGWALPRNRMQALISCECTICPDCFRQHFTIALKEKHITDMVCPACGRPDLTDDTQLLSYFSTLDIQLRESLDPDAYALFHKKLTEGVLMRDPKFLWCAQCSFGFIYEREQLEATCPQCHQTFCVRCKRQWEEQHRGRSCEDFQNWKRTNDPEYQAQGLAMYLQENGIDCPKCKFSYALARGGCMHFHCTQCRHQFCSGCYNAFYAKNKCPDPNCRVKKSLHGHHPRDCLFYLRDWTAVRLQKLLQDNNVMFNTEPPAGTRAVPGGGCRVMEQKEVPDGFRDEACGKETPAGYAGLCQAHYKEYLVSLINAHSLDPATLYEVGELETATARYLHVHPEPLDGEDLPAYQARLLQKLTEEVPLGQSIARRRK; this is encoded by the exons ATGCCGGCGGAGGAGGAGCGGGCCTTCCTGGCGGCCCGCGAGGAGCTGGCGAGCGCCTTGAGGCGGGATTCCGCGCAGGTGTTTCCCCTGGAGCAGCTCACGCCGCTTCTGGCCACCTCTCTGCCGCCAGCCGCCCGCTACCTGCAACTGGACGCCGGACGCCTGGTCCGCTGCAACGCTCGTGGGGAG CCCCGAAACTACCTCAACACTCTGTCCACGGCCCTGAACATCTTGGAAAAATATGGTCGCAACCTCCTCAGCCCACAGCGCCCTCGGTACTGGCGCTCCGTGAAGTTCAATAACCCTGTCTTTCGTAGCACGGTGGATGCTGTGCAG GGGGGCCGGGATGTGCTGCGGTTGTATGGCTATACGGAGGAGCGCCCGGATGGATTGAGTTTCCCTGAAGGGCAGGAGGAGCCGGACGAGTACCAGGTTGCCATAGTCACTCTAGAAGTACTACTGCTTCGCACGGAGCTCAGCTTGCTGTTGCAG AATACTCACCCAAGACAGAAGGCACTGGACCAGCTGCTAAAAGACAACGTTGAAGATGAT ATGCTGCAGCTTTCAGAGTTTCACCCCCTTTTGAGAGAGATTGTTCCTGGCCCCGTCCCCCCTGCCCCAG gctCCACTCCTGGTCCCTGCTTTCTCTGTGGTTCTGCCCCAGGCACACTGCACTGTCCAGCCTGTAATCAAACCTCATGCCCAGCTTGTGACCTTTTATTCCATGGACATCCGTCCCGTGCTCATCACCTTCGCCAAACCCTGCCTGGGGCCCACCAAACCATCAACCTAAGCTCTAG TTTACCTGCCTCGTCCCAGCCACCGCCCCACTCAGCGTCCCTGCCTCTGGGGGAcagctccctttcttcccctgaaACTGCAAATGCTTGTCTGCCCTGGCACTGTGCTACCTGCGTCACGCTAAACGAGCCGTGGGCAGTGCTCTGTGCAGCCTGTCGTCAGCCCAGAGGCTGtaaggtgctgggaacagagggtTCCCAAGGAACTGGGGGCCTCGAACCTGAGCCTGCACGGGATCAGTGGGCCTGCCAGAGCTGTACCTTTGAGAATGAGGCAGCGGCTGTGCTGTGTGCCATATGTGAGCGACCTCGGCTGGCCCAGCCTCCCAGCTTGGTGGTGGATTCCCACGACTCTGGTGTTGGTCACCATTCCCTCCAG GGGGATGTTTTGCTCTCATCTGCCCAGTCTGAAGAGTGGTCCTGCGATCACTGTACCTTTTGCAACTCGGGCCCTGCCTGGGTGTGTGCTGTTTGCAACCGAACCCGCAACCCCGTCCCAGGACAGCACGCCGTCCGACCCTATGCCAGCTCTTTGGAAAAGGAACTCCCCAAGCCTGGGTCCCCGAAACACCTCAGCGcttccctgcctggctcctgcGGAGACCCGGAGAAGCAGCGACAAGATAAGATGCGGAAGGAAAGTCTCCAGCTAGTGAGCATGATCCAG GAAGGAGAAGCTGCAGGTGCCAGCCCAGAAGAGATCTTCTCAGCTTTACAGTACTCGGGCACTGAGGTGCCCCTGCAGTGGCTGCGGTCAGAGCTGTCCTACGTCCTGGAGATGGTGGCTGAGCTAGCTGGTCAGCAGGATCCAGGGCTGGGGGCCTTCTCCTGTCAGGAAGCCCGGAAAGCCTGGCTCGATCGTCATGGCAACCTTGATGAAGCTGTAGAGGAGTGTGTGCGGGCCAGGAGGAGGAAG GTGCAGGAGCTCCGGGCCCTGGGCTTTGGGCCTCAAGATGGGTCGCTGCAGGCCTTGTTCCAGCATGGGGGCAATGTGGCACGGGCCCTGACTGAGTTACAGCGTCAGCGTCTAGAACCCTTCCATCAGCGCCTGTGGGACAGAGGCCCTGAACCCACTCCCTGCTGGGATGGGCCAGAAAGACAG AGCCTGGTGAGACGACTCCTGGCAGTCTACGCACTCCCCAGCTGGGGTCGGGCGGAGCTGGCGCTGTCCCTGCTGCAGGAGACACCCAGGAACTATGAACTGCTGGACGTGGTGGAGGCTGTGAGGCACAGCCAGGACCGGGCCTTTCTCCGCCGCTTGCTTGCCCAGGAATGTGCTGTGTGCGGGTGGGCCCTTCCCCGCAACCGG ATGCAGGCCCTGATCTCCTGTGAGTGCACCATATGTCCTGACTGCTTCCGCCAGCACTTCACCATTGCCCTGAAGGAAAAGCACATCACAGATATGGTGTGCCCTGCCTGTGGCCGCCCTGACCTTACTGATGACACACAGttactcagctacttctccaccCTTGACATCCAG CTCAGAGAGAGCCTAGACCCAGATGCCTATGCCCTGTTTCATAAGAAGCTGACGGAGGGTGTGCTCATGCGAGACCCCAAGTTCTTGTGGTGTGCCCAG TGTTCCTTTGGCTTCATATATGAACGTGAACAACTGGAGGCGACGTGTCCCCAGTGTCACCAGACCTTCTGTGTGCGCTGCAAGCGCCAG TGGGAAGAGCAGCACAGAGGACGGAGCTGTGAGGATTTCCAGAACTGGAAACGCACCAATGACCCGGAATATCAGGCTCAAGGCCTGGCCATGTATCTTCAGGAAAATGGCATTG ACTGCCCGAAGTGCAAGTTCTCCTACGCGCTGGCCCGAGGAGGCTGCATGCATTTCCACTGCACTCAGTGTCGGCACCAGTTCTGCAGTGGCTGCTACAATGCCTTCTACGCCAAGAAC AAATGTCCAGACCCTAATTGCAGGGTGAAAAAGTCTCTGCATGGCCATCACCCTCGAGACTGCCTCTTCTACCTACGAGATTGGACTGCTGTCCGGCTCCAGAAACTGTTGCAG GACAATAATGTCATGTTTAATACGGAGCCTCCAGCTGGGACCCGGGCAGTCCCTGGAG gTGGCTGCCGAGTGATGGAGCAAAAAGAGGTTCCCGATGGGTTCAGGGATGAAGCTTGTGGCAAGGAGACTCCAGCTGGCTATGCCGGCCTCTGCCA gGCACACTACAAAGAATATCTTGTGAGCCTCATCAATGCCCACTCGTTGGACCCAGCCACCCTGTACGAAgtgggggagctggagacagcCACTGCCCGCTACCTCCATGTGCATCCCGAACCGCTGGATGGAGAGGACCTTCCTGCCTATCAGGCTCGATTGTTACAG AAGCTGACAGAAGAGGTTCCCTTGGGACAGAGTATTGCCCGCAGGAGGAAGTAG
- the Irf9 gene encoding interferon regulatory factor 9 isoform X1, which produces MGSIQPVTRSRMASGKPRSTRKLRSWIIEQLESGQFPGVCWDDADKTMFRIPWKHAGKQDFREDQDAALFKAWALYKEKTKEGELGNAAVWKTRLRCALNKSSEFEEVPERGRMDVAEPYKVYRILPPGTLPAQPRVQKSPSKRCIRSVSPEREESKEKGRTNWMVNHSDSGCGGSSSSCSGSSSSCSGGSSSSSSSGVSSSGGDSPEPEEGACIQEEASIQEEPVFMEHQLPLNSDYSLLLTFIYSGRVVGEVRVPNLDCRLVAEPLVLESEMLQVTFPKPDPPEPIQRLLSQLERGILVASNSRGLFVQRLCPIPIFWNAPKAPPGPGPHLLPSNKCVELFSTAYFYRDLAQYCQGQGPPPKFQATLHFWEEEPGCNHTKENLITVRMEQAFARHLLETVPEEQRAAQFLVQSPELPSAAVSL; this is translated from the exons ATGGGATCTATACAGCCTGTCACCAGGAGCAG aatGGCCTCAGGGAAACCACGCAGCACCCGAAAGCTCCGGAGTTGGATAATAGAGCAATTGGAAAGTGGGCAGTTCCCAGGGGTGTGCTGGGACGATGCAGACAAGACCATGTTCCGGATTCCCTGGAAGCATGCAGGCAAGCAAGACTTCCGAGAGGACCAGGATGCTGCCCTGTTCAAG GCTTGGGCACTGTATAAGGAAAAGACTAAGGAAGGGGAACTAGGAAATGCTGCTGTCTGGAAGACTCGCCTGCGCTGTGCCCTCAACAAGAGTTCTGAATTTGAAGAGGTCCCTGAGAGAGGCCGGATGGATGTTGCTGAACCCTACAAAGTGTATCGGATACTGCCACCAGGAACCCTCCCCG CCCAACCAAGAGTCCAGAAATCACCATCAAAGCGATGCATCAGGTCTGTGTCACCAGAGAGGGAAGAAAGTAAG GAGAAAGGGAGGACCAACTGGATGGTAAACCACTCAGACAGTGGCTGTggtggaagcagcagcagctgcagtggaagcagcagcagctgcagtggaggcagcagcagcagcagcagcagtggagtcaGCAGCAGCGGCGGGGACAGCCCAGAGCCAGAGGAAG GTGCCTGCATTCAAGAGGAAGCCTCCATTCAAGAGGAGCCAGTGTTCATGGAGCATCAGCTTCCTCTGAACTCAG ACTACTCGCTGCTGCTCACCTTCATCTACAGTGGCCGTGTGGTGGGTGAGGTCCGGGTGCCCAACCTAGACTGCCGCCTTGTGGCTGAGCCCTTGGTCTTGGAGAGCGAGATGCTGCAGGTGACCTTTCCCAAACCGGATCCACCGGAGCCTATCCAGCGCCTGCTGAGTCAGCTCGAGAGAGGGATCCTGGTGGCCAGCAACTCCAGAGGCCTCTTTGTTCAGCGCCTCTGCCCCATCCCCATCTTCTGGAATGCACCTAAGGCCCCACCTGGGCCTGGGCCACATCTGCTGCCCAGCAATAAGTGTGTGGAGCTCTTCAGTACCGCCTACTTCTACAGAG ACTTGGCCCAGTACTGCCAGGGCCAGGGCCCCCCacccaagttccaggccacactgCATTTCTGGGAGGAGGAGCCTGGCTGTAACCACACCAAGGAGAATCTTATCACAGTGAGG ATGGAGCAGGCCTTTGCCCGACATTTGCTGGAGACAGTTCCCGAGGAGCAGAGAGCTGCTCAGTTCCTGGTGCAGAGCCCAGAACTCCCATCGGCTGCTGTATCACTCTGA
- the LOC119088525 gene encoding neural Wiskott-Aldrich syndrome protein-like, whose product MRKPRPRSLPQGDGTSSPCPSPPPALGLSPPPRGVSLVLPKAFLIFISTMLLSSSPHRGSPTLPGTQLWPPLARLRRVPPSSSPSRSASPGRPLVQAPPFSPGPPPRLGLRCPTLP is encoded by the exons ATGAGGAAGCCGCGGCCCCGGTCCCTCCCCCAGGGCGACGGAACCTCTTCCCCCTGCCCAAGCCCTCCGCCCGCCCTGGGGCTCTCCCCGCCCCCGCGTGGGGTTAGTCTTGTTTTGCCCAAAGCGTTCCTTATCTTTATTTCCACGATGTTGCTCAGTTCCAGTCCCCACCGGGGAAGCCCCACCTTACCGGGGACCCAACTCTGGCCGCCCTTAGCCCGGCTCAGGCGCGTCCCGCCTTCCTCCAGTCCGTCCCGAAG CGCCTCCCCTGGACGGCCCTTGGTGCAAGCTCCACCCTTCTCCCCGGGGCCGCCGCCGCGGCTCGGCCTCCGCTGTCCCACGCTCCCCTAG
- the Psme2 gene encoding proteasome activator complex subunit 2: MAKPCGVRLSGEARKQVDVFRQNLFQEADDFLSTFLPRKIISLSQLLQEDSLNVADLSSLRAPLDIPIPDPPPKDDEMETDKQEKKEVPKCGFLPGNEKLLALLALVKPEVWTLKEKCILIITWIQHLIPKIEDGNDFGVAIQEKVLERVNAVKTKVEAFQTTISKYFSERGDAVAKASKETHVMDYRALVHERDEAAYGELRAMVLDLRAFYAELYHIISSNLEKIVNPKGEEKPSMY; the protein is encoded by the exons ATGGCCAAGCCTTGTGGGGTTCGCCTGAGTGGAGAAGCCCGTAAACAG GTGGATGTCTTCAGACAAAATCTTTTCCAGGAG GCTGATGACTTCCTCTCTACATTCTTGCCACGGAAAATCATATCCCTGAGTCAGCTCCTGCAG GAGGATTCCCTCAATGTGGCTGACCTCTCCTCCCTCCGGGCTCCTCTGGACATCCCCATCCCAGATCCCCCACCCAAGGATGATGAG ATGGAAACAGACAagcaggagaagaaggaag TCCCTAAGTGCGGCTTCCTCCCCGGGAATGAGAAGCTCCTGGCCCTGCTTGCTCTGGTGAAGCCAGAAGTCTGGACTCTCaaagagaaatgcattctg ATAATCACCTGGATCCAGCACCTGATCCCCAAGATTGAGGATGGAAATGATTTTGGGGTGGCAATTCAG GAGAAGGTGCTGGAGCGAGTGAATGCTGTCAAGACCAAAGTAGAAGCCTTCCAGACAACCATTTCCAA GTACTTCTCGGAACGTGGGGATGCTGTAGCCAAGGCCTCCAAGGAGACCCATGTA ATGGATTACCGGGCCTTGGTGCATGAGCGAGATGAAGCAGCCTATGGGGAACTCAGGGCCATGGTGCTAGACCTGAGGGCCTTCTAC GCTGAGCTTTATCATATCATCAGCAGCAACCTAGAGAAAATCGTCAACCCGAAGGGTGAAGAGAAGCCGTCCATGTACTGA
- the Psme1 gene encoding proteasome activator complex subunit 1, translated as MATLRVHPEAQAKVDVFREDLCSKTENLLGSYFPKKISELDAFLKEPALNEANLSNLKAPLDIPVPDPAKEKEKEERKKQQEKEEKDEKKKGEDEDKGPPCGPVNCNEKIVDLLQRLKPEIKDVIEQLNLVTTWLQLQIPRIEDGNNFGVAVQEKVFELMTSLHTKLEGFHTQISKYFSERGDAVAKAAKQPHVGDYRQLVHELDEAEYQDIRLMVMEIRNAYAVLYDIILKNFEKLKKPRGETKGMIY; from the exons ATGGCCACACTGAGGGTCCATCCTGAAGCCCAAGCCAAG GTGGATGTGTTTCGTGAAGACCTGTGTAGCAAG acagaaaacCTGCTTGGGAGCTATTTTCCCAAGAAGATCTCAGAGCTGGATGCATTCTTAAAG GAGCCAGCTCTCAATGAAGCCAACCTGAGCAACCTGAAGGCTCCGTTGGACATCCCAGTCCCTGATCCagccaaggagaaagagaaggaggagcgGAAGAAGCAGCAGGAG aaggaagagaaggatgagaagaagaaaggggaagatgAAGACAAAG GTCCTCCCTGTGGTCCAGTGAACTGCAATGAGAAAATTGTGGACCTCCTGCAGCGCCTAAAGCCTGAGATCAAGGATGTCATCGAGCAACTCAATCTG GTCACTACCTGGTTGCAACTACAGATACCTCGGATAGAGGATGGGAATAATTTTGGAGTGGCCGTCCAG GAGAAGGTGTTTGAGCTGATGACCAGCCTTCACACCAAGCTGGAGGGCTTCCACACTCAAATCTCTAA GTACTTCTCCGAGAGGGGAGATGCCGTAGCCAAAGCAGCCAAACAGCCCCACGTG GGTGATTATCGGCagctggtgcatgagctggacgAGGCCGAGTACCAGGACATCCGGCTGATGGTCATGGAGATCCGCAATGCTTat GCTGTGTTATATGACATCATCCTGAAGAACTTTGAGAAGCTCAAGAAGCCCCGTGGAGAAACAAAGGGAATGATCTATTGA
- the Emc9 gene encoding ER membrane protein complex subunit 9, with amino-acid sequence MGEVEISARAYGKMCLHASRYPYAAVNGLLLAPAPRPGECLCLTDCVPLFHSHLALSVMLEVALNQVDVWGAQAGLVVAGYYHANAALDDQSPGLLALKIAGRIAEFFPDAVLIMLDNKKLVTRPRVPPVIVLENQGLRWVPKDKNLVMWRDWEESRQMVGALLEGQAHRHLVDFDCHLDDIRQDWTNQRLNTQITQWGAATSGHA; translated from the exons ATGGGGGAGGTGGAGATTTCCGCCCGGGCCTACGGGAAGATGTGCCTGCACGCCTCTCGGTACCCGTACGCTGCTGTCAACGGGTTGTTGCTGGCTCCCGCGCCGCGGCCGGGAGAATGCCTCTGCCTCACCGACTGTGTGCCCCTCTTCCACAGTCACCTGGCCCTGTCCGTCATGCTGGAGGTGGCGCTCAACCAG GTGGATGTGTGGGGCGCACAGGCCGGTCTGGTGGTAGCTGGGTACTACCACGCCAATGCTGCTCTGGACGACCAGAG CCCTGGGCTTCTGGCCTTGAAAATCGCTGGGCGAATTGCAGAATTCTTCCCTGATGCAGTGCTTATTATG CTGGATAATAAGAAGCTGGTGACTCGGCCTCGTGTACCTCCAGTGATTGTCCTGGAGAACCAAGGTCTTCGATGGGTGCCTAAGGACAAGAACTT agTGATGTGGAGAGACTGGGAAGAGTCCCGACAGATGGTGGGGGCACTGCTGGAGGGCCAGGCCCACCGTCATCTCGTGGACTTCGACTGCCATCTTGATGACATTCGTCAGGACTGGACCAACCAGCGGCTTAACACTCAAATCACCCAGTGGGGTGCTGCCACCAGTGGACATGCCTGA